The following are from one region of the Paenibacillus bovis genome:
- a CDS encoding HAMP domain-containing sensor histidine kinase: MDFWRTLVGKLWLTISGLVACVLLTLGLFLLPYIDTNFTNSDAIKRLFTYVSIIGFALTTFFALFLLTKITQPMQQLIQATDGIRKGKYNTRLALRTGDEIGQLASAFNHMAEELEKNIQNLQLEKEQMASVLRSMGDGVITFDKQGNMILHNPLGEMIMDSWHKAGWEGQQDGSGAAASKVPEPLYPMFERVIRERQDQSSNIHVKQQVWAVNMTPLYSGEDVRGTVSVLRDVTEEVKAEKMRRDFVANVSHEIRTPLQMIQGYSEALLDGMASSPEESNELVQVIYDESLRMSRLVQDLLDLSRMEAGHTDMNFGQMNLNELMDRVYRKFSVRAKERELDLKFIRSEAPLLLEADADRLEQVFTNLLDNAFRHTQAGGTITVTAALEGNQIKVSFQDTGAGIPLEDLPFIFERFYKADKARVRGESGGTGLGLAIVRNIIEAHQGTIAADSQVGKGTVFTLTLPVHREVRE, translated from the coding sequence GTGGACTTCTGGAGAACGCTTGTCGGTAAATTGTGGCTGACGATCAGCGGATTGGTAGCCTGTGTGCTACTGACGCTGGGGTTGTTTTTACTGCCTTATATTGATACCAACTTTACCAATTCAGACGCGATCAAAAGGCTGTTTACGTATGTATCCATTATCGGTTTTGCGCTGACTACGTTTTTTGCGCTGTTTTTGCTCACCAAAATTACACAGCCGATGCAGCAGCTGATCCAGGCGACAGATGGCATCCGTAAAGGAAAGTACAATACTCGCCTGGCACTGCGTACCGGTGACGAGATTGGTCAGCTGGCAAGCGCTTTTAACCATATGGCCGAAGAACTGGAAAAAAATATCCAGAATCTGCAGCTGGAAAAGGAACAGATGGCGAGCGTACTGCGAAGCATGGGTGATGGTGTGATTACCTTTGACAAGCAAGGCAATATGATCCTGCATAATCCGCTTGGCGAGATGATCATGGACAGCTGGCATAAAGCCGGCTGGGAAGGTCAGCAGGATGGCAGCGGCGCAGCAGCTTCCAAAGTGCCGGAGCCGCTGTATCCCATGTTTGAGCGTGTTATCCGCGAACGTCAGGATCAGAGCTCCAATATCCATGTCAAGCAGCAGGTATGGGCAGTGAATATGACGCCTCTTTATTCGGGCGAAGATGTTCGTGGTACCGTATCTGTGCTGCGCGATGTGACTGAAGAAGTCAAAGCAGAGAAAATGCGGCGCGATTTTGTCGCCAACGTCTCCCACGAGATTCGTACGCCGCTGCAAATGATTCAGGGTTACAGTGAAGCACTGCTGGATGGCATGGCATCCTCACCGGAAGAAAGCAATGAACTGGTGCAGGTTATCTATGATGAGTCGCTGCGCATGAGCAGGCTTGTACAGGACCTGCTTGATCTGTCACGGATGGAGGCAGGACATACGGACATGAATTTCGGCCAGATGAATCTGAATGAATTGATGGACCGGGTGTACCGCAAATTCTCTGTACGTGCCAAGGAGCGCGAGCTGGACCTCAAGTTTATCCGCAGCGAGGCACCATTGTTGCTGGAGGCGGATGCGGATCGACTGGAGCAGGTATTTACCAATCTGCTGGACAATGCGTTCCGTCATACACAGGCGGGAGGAACGATTACCGTCACCGCAGCGCTGGAAGGCAATCAGATCAAGGTGTCATTCCAGGATACGGGAGCAGGGATTCCACTGGAGGATCTGCCGTTTATTTTTGAACGCTTCTACAAAGCGGATAAGGCAAGAGTTCGGGGAGAATCAGGTGGTACCGGTCTCGGTCTCGCCATTGTACGCAATATTATAGAAGCTCATCAGGGTACGATTGCTGCGGACAGTCAGGTAGGTAAAGGTACAGTGTTCACCCTGACGCTGCCTGTACATCGTGAAGTTCGGGAGTAA
- a CDS encoding response regulator transcription factor, translating to MSEQLNRILVVDDEERIRRLLRMYLEKEGYEIEEAEDGETALRKALADDYGLIMLDLMLPGIDGIEVCNRLRQSKSTPVLMLTAKGEEVNRVQGFEVGADDYVVKPFSPREVIYRVKAIMRRSSATAYLSQENNSSNNIVFPNLIIEHDAHRVTASGHEISLTPKEYELLHFLATSPDKVFSREELLKDVWNYEFFGDLRTVDTHVKRLREKLNKVSPDSAAMITTVWGVGYKLEVPK from the coding sequence ATGAGTGAACAATTGAACCGTATTCTCGTAGTGGATGACGAAGAACGTATTCGCCGTCTGCTGCGCATGTATCTGGAAAAAGAAGGTTATGAAATCGAAGAAGCCGAAGATGGAGAAACTGCGCTGCGGAAAGCTCTGGCGGATGACTACGGTCTGATTATGCTGGATCTGATGCTGCCGGGAATCGACGGAATAGAAGTCTGTAACCGTCTGCGTCAATCCAAGTCCACACCGGTGTTGATGCTGACAGCCAAAGGCGAAGAAGTGAACCGTGTACAGGGCTTTGAAGTAGGAGCAGATGATTATGTGGTCAAGCCGTTTAGTCCGCGTGAAGTTATCTACCGGGTCAAAGCGATCATGCGCCGTTCATCAGCGACAGCCTATCTTTCCCAGGAGAACAATTCAAGCAACAATATTGTTTTCCCGAACCTGATCATTGAGCATGATGCCCACCGGGTAACGGCCAGCGGTCATGAGATCAGCCTGACACCCAAAGAATACGAGCTGCTTCATTTCCTCGCCACGTCTCCGGACAAAGTATTTTCACGAGAAGAGCTGCTCAAGGATGTATGGAACTATGAGTTTTTCGGCGATCTGCGTACCGTCGATACCCATGTAAAGCGCTTGCGTGAAAAACTGAATAAGGTCTCTCCTGATTCTGCCGCGATGATCACGACGGTGTGGGGGGTAGGCTACAAGTTAGAGGTGCCTAAATAA
- a CDS encoding pseudouridine synthase, which translates to MERLQKILAQAGIASRRKSEELILAGKVTVNGEVVTELGTKADPTVDEITVNGRSIAAEKKVYYMFNKPKGVITSVTDPEGRKTVQDYLKGVNERVFPVGRLDYDSEGLLILTNDGELANRLTHPKHHVPKTYLVTVEGVPHGDSLEKFRRGIQLEDGMTQPAEAEYYDIDTDKKQATIRVTIYEGKNRQIRRMFDALSHKVIRLKRIAFGELLIGNLKRGLHRPLSKQELDALQKGSK; encoded by the coding sequence ATGGAACGATTGCAGAAAATATTGGCTCAAGCAGGTATAGCTTCACGCCGTAAAAGTGAAGAACTGATTCTGGCGGGAAAAGTAACCGTCAATGGTGAGGTAGTCACTGAGTTGGGAACCAAAGCTGATCCGACTGTCGATGAAATCACAGTGAATGGACGATCCATCGCAGCTGAGAAAAAAGTATACTATATGTTTAATAAGCCAAAAGGAGTCATCACGAGTGTAACCGATCCGGAAGGACGGAAAACGGTGCAGGACTATCTCAAAGGCGTTAATGAGCGTGTATTCCCGGTTGGACGTCTGGATTATGACTCCGAAGGATTGCTGATACTGACCAACGATGGTGAACTGGCTAACAGATTGACCCATCCCAAGCATCATGTACCCAAAACCTATCTGGTTACGGTAGAAGGGGTGCCGCATGGTGATTCCCTGGAGAAATTCCGTCGTGGTATCCAATTGGAAGATGGTATGACCCAGCCTGCAGAGGCTGAATATTACGATATCGATACAGACAAAAAACAGGCGACGATTCGTGTCACGATCTACGAAGGCAAGAACCGCCAGATCCGTCGTATGTTTGATGCGCTCTCGCATAAAGTTATCCGTCTGAAACGGATCGCTTTTGGCGAACTGCTGATTGGCAATCTTAAACGAGGCCTGCACCGTCCGCTCAGCAAACAGGAGCTCGATGCCCTGCAAAAAGGCTCCAAATAA
- a CDS encoding GNAT family N-acetyltransferase: protein MIQQMDNANKHDYNRSNEGFTVIGRLIPQYENDCWSYTEELYDKPYPKEYEDENIDDSYINNTHKAVFFYYSDHHCVGQIRLRVSWNGYAFIEDLGICQSWRQKGIGSLLLDQAIEWARQNKLIGLALETQDVNLSACRFYARKGFVIGGIDTMLYSKFSTAHEKAIFWYYML from the coding sequence TTGATTCAGCAAATGGATAATGCCAATAAACACGACTATAACCGATCCAATGAAGGATTTACGGTAATTGGACGTTTGATTCCACAATATGAAAATGATTGCTGGAGTTATACAGAGGAATTGTACGACAAACCTTATCCAAAAGAATACGAAGATGAGAATATTGATGATAGCTATATAAACAATACGCACAAAGCGGTTTTTTTCTATTATAGTGATCATCATTGCGTAGGACAGATCCGGCTAAGAGTCTCGTGGAACGGATATGCTTTTATAGAAGACCTCGGTATATGTCAAAGCTGGCGACAAAAAGGGATCGGCAGTCTGCTGCTTGACCAAGCTATAGAATGGGCCAGACAAAATAAGCTGATCGGTCTTGCACTGGAAACGCAGGACGTGAATCTGTCCGCTTGCCGTTTTTATGCCAGAAAAGGATTTGTTATTGGCGGTATCGATACGATGTTGTATTCCAAATTCTCGACTGCGCACGAAAAGGCAATTTTCTGGTATTATATGCTGTAA
- a CDS encoding beta-mannosidase gives MSNLQITPYRLTLQDWQFKAADENEWLSAEVPGTVHTDLLAHNKIPDPFYGTNEKDVQWIDKKDWEYITTIQVDEAILQHSHLELVFHGLDTYADVYMNDQLVLSADNMFRTWRADVKGYAKAGENTIRIYFRSPINEDLPKLEALGYALPASNDQSDVGELGEQRVSIFARKAPYHYGWDWGPRFVTSGIWREAELVAWSEVRIEDVYIRQNHVTAESAELTAVIQIYSEQKRKGNVHIRTEDQNWEQQVTLQEGTDTIEIPLTLENPKLWWSRGLGEAHLYTFTISVTEAVDQQKTFAEQSVRTGIRSVRLVREKQGDSPGTSFYFELNGVPVFAKGANHIPNDSFLPRVTYERYRHEIVSAAEANMNMLRVWGGGIYENNEFYELCDEYGIMVWQDFMFACSMYPGDEEFLDSVQAEAEENVRRLRNHPSVVLWCGNNEMDSAWAHYIEDGGWGWKKNYTAEQREQIWNDYKAVFHELLPDVVASESPGIDYWASSPMVDMTDTVEQHTQGLTDSGDIHYWGVWHGSEPFERYNEYVGRFMSEYGFQSFPEYRSVRTYAEEADMELESEVMLRHQKNGSGNRLIKEYMDKYLPEPKDFPSFLYMSQVLQAEAMQMAIEAHRRNKPYCMGTLYWQMNDCWPVASWAGMDYFGRWKALHYYAKRSFRDIAVSVDSSNKEQFDIYAISDVLAPAALTIRVKVLGTDGGLYKEIPQSFSLAGNECLKLMSLSKDHLLDGVDPHQAVLLVELEHDGVIIDSQLSYFVSYKDIALNQPNITVTQKEENGITVIELTTDELARQVWLSADNAGEFSDNFFDMLPGQTYRVHFCQLNEIKDAHLSQPQYGLSAAAMIPSRAEGLQVTSMADYIK, from the coding sequence ATGAGCAATCTGCAAATCACGCCTTATCGCCTTACTCTGCAAGACTGGCAGTTCAAAGCAGCTGATGAGAATGAGTGGTTGTCTGCCGAGGTACCAGGGACGGTGCATACCGATCTGCTGGCACATAATAAAATTCCCGATCCATTCTATGGTACGAATGAAAAAGATGTACAGTGGATCGATAAAAAGGATTGGGAATACATAACAACTATTCAGGTGGATGAAGCGATTTTGCAGCATTCACATTTGGAGCTGGTGTTCCACGGTTTGGATACCTATGCGGATGTCTATATGAATGATCAACTGGTGTTGTCCGCAGATAATATGTTCCGTACCTGGAGAGCCGATGTCAAAGGCTATGCCAAAGCAGGCGAGAACACGATACGTATTTATTTCCGCTCCCCGATTAACGAAGATCTGCCAAAGCTGGAAGCGTTGGGCTATGCATTGCCGGCCAGCAATGACCAATCCGATGTAGGGGAACTGGGAGAGCAGCGTGTCAGTATTTTTGCCCGCAAAGCTCCGTATCATTATGGCTGGGACTGGGGTCCGCGCTTTGTAACAAGCGGTATCTGGCGTGAAGCCGAACTGGTCGCCTGGTCAGAAGTGCGAATCGAAGACGTGTATATTCGTCAAAATCATGTAACTGCCGAATCTGCCGAACTAACAGCCGTGATCCAGATCTATTCCGAGCAGAAACGCAAAGGCAATGTGCATATCCGGACTGAAGACCAGAATTGGGAGCAGCAGGTGACGCTGCAGGAAGGAACCGATACGATCGAGATTCCTTTGACATTGGAGAACCCCAAATTATGGTGGTCCAGAGGACTTGGTGAAGCACATTTGTATACGTTTACAATATCGGTGACAGAAGCGGTCGATCAGCAGAAAACGTTCGCAGAGCAGAGTGTGCGCACAGGTATTCGCTCTGTGCGTCTGGTTCGAGAAAAGCAGGGCGATTCTCCGGGAACGTCGTTCTACTTCGAGCTGAACGGTGTACCTGTATTTGCCAAGGGAGCCAATCATATTCCCAATGACAGCTTCCTGCCAAGAGTGACTTATGAGAGATATCGTCATGAGATCGTATCTGCTGCCGAAGCGAATATGAATATGCTGCGTGTGTGGGGTGGCGGTATTTACGAAAATAATGAGTTTTATGAGCTGTGTGACGAATACGGTATTATGGTCTGGCAGGACTTTATGTTCGCCTGCAGTATGTATCCGGGGGATGAAGAATTCCTCGACAGTGTACAGGCGGAAGCCGAAGAAAATGTACGTCGTCTGCGCAATCATCCGTCGGTCGTTCTCTGGTGCGGTAATAATGAAATGGATTCCGCATGGGCGCATTATATTGAAGACGGCGGCTGGGGCTGGAAAAAGAACTATACGGCAGAGCAGCGCGAGCAGATCTGGAATGACTACAAGGCTGTATTCCACGAGCTGCTGCCTGATGTAGTAGCCAGCGAATCACCTGGCATTGATTACTGGGCTTCTTCTCCAATGGTCGATATGACCGATACGGTGGAACAGCATACACAAGGACTGACCGACAGTGGAGATATTCACTATTGGGGCGTATGGCATGGCAGTGAGCCATTTGAGCGATATAACGAATATGTAGGGCGATTTATGAGTGAGTATGGATTCCAGTCTTTCCCGGAGTATCGTTCGGTGCGTACGTATGCTGAAGAAGCGGATATGGAGCTGGAATCCGAAGTCATGCTTCGTCACCAAAAGAATGGCTCGGGTAACCGACTGATCAAGGAATATATGGACAAATATTTGCCAGAGCCCAAAGACTTTCCATCCTTCCTGTATATGAGTCAGGTACTTCAGGCAGAAGCGATGCAGATGGCGATTGAAGCGCATCGTCGCAACAAGCCTTACTGCATGGGTACGTTGTACTGGCAGATGAATGACTGCTGGCCGGTAGCTTCCTGGGCAGGCATGGATTACTTTGGCCGCTGGAAAGCACTGCATTATTATGCCAAGCGCAGCTTCCGTGATATTGCGGTATCCGTAGACAGTTCGAATAAAGAGCAATTTGATATTTATGCAATTTCCGATGTGCTGGCACCGGCTGCCTTGACGATCCGTGTCAAAGTGCTGGGTACCGATGGCGGATTGTACAAAGAAATTCCGCAATCATTCAGTCTGGCAGGCAATGAGTGCCTGAAGCTGATGTCCCTGTCAAAAGATCATCTGCTGGATGGTGTAGATCCGCATCAGGCAGTGCTGCTGGTAGAGCTGGAGCATGATGGTGTCATCATCGATTCCCAGCTAAGCTACTTTGTATCCTACAAAGACATAGCGTTAAACCAGCCGAATATTACAGTGACACAAAAGGAAGAGAACGGTATCACCGTAATCGAGCTGACAACAGACGAGCTCGCTCGCCAGGTATGGCTGTCTGCTGATAATGCCGGAGAATTCAGCGATAACTTCTTCGATATGCTGCCGGGACAGACGTATCGTGTTCACTTCTGCCAGTTGAATGAAATAAAGGATGCGCATCTGTCACAGCCACAGTACGGTCTGTCTGCTGCAGCCATGATTCCATCCCGTGCCGAAGGATTACAGGTAACCTCGATGGCAGACTATATCAAATAA
- a CDS encoding iron-hydroxamate ABC transporter substrate-binding protein codes for MKKWLLPLLMVFVLILAACGNQQSSAPADSAAASQNSSSSDNATTITYQSETGPIEVPAHPQRVIALDGYAGNVMKFGVPLVGVDSWTMASPNFKSYLDGVTEVSADNLEKIIELKPDLIIAGNTVKNADKLKQIAPLVTYTYNKVDYLTQVEEVAKAINKADEGAAWVADFKKRAAKAGSEIKAKIGDDASVTVMEGDSKQLYVFGDAWGRGTEIIYQAMGLKMPEKVKAMTSKDGYYDLSLEVLPDYLGDYVIYSKDPSVDASFQNTDTYKNIPAVKNKHVYEADARGFYFNDAVTLDYQLDFITKSLLG; via the coding sequence ATGAAAAAATGGTTACTGCCATTATTAATGGTATTCGTTCTAATCCTGGCTGCCTGCGGCAATCAGCAAAGCAGTGCACCTGCAGATAGTGCAGCGGCTTCACAAAACAGCAGTTCAAGCGACAATGCCACAACGATTACATATCAATCCGAGACCGGTCCGATTGAAGTTCCTGCCCATCCACAGCGTGTTATCGCTCTGGACGGTTATGCCGGTAATGTAATGAAATTCGGTGTTCCACTCGTGGGCGTCGATTCCTGGACAATGGCCAGCCCCAACTTCAAATCCTATCTGGATGGAGTAACCGAAGTATCGGCAGACAATCTGGAAAAGATTATCGAGCTCAAGCCCGATCTGATCATTGCCGGCAATACGGTGAAAAATGCGGACAAGCTAAAACAAATCGCTCCACTCGTTACGTATACCTATAACAAGGTAGATTACCTAACCCAGGTCGAAGAGGTAGCCAAAGCGATCAATAAAGCAGACGAAGGTGCAGCATGGGTAGCCGATTTTAAAAAACGTGCTGCCAAAGCAGGCTCCGAAATCAAAGCCAAAATCGGTGATGATGCTTCTGTAACTGTCATGGAAGGCGACTCCAAGCAGCTCTATGTTTTCGGAGATGCGTGGGGACGGGGTACCGAAATCATTTACCAGGCAATGGGATTGAAAATGCCGGAGAAAGTCAAAGCGATGACTTCCAAAGATGGTTATTATGATCTGTCTCTGGAAGTGCTGCCGGATTATCTGGGCGATTATGTAATCTACAGTAAAGATCCAAGCGTAGATGCTTCGTTCCAGAATACGGACACTTACAAAAATATTCCGGCTGTCAAAAACAAGCATGTATATGAAGCGGATGCACGCGGATTTTATTTCAATGATGCTGTAACACTGGATTACCAGCTGGACTTTATTACCAAGTCACTGCTTGGCTAG
- a CDS encoding FecCD family ABC transporter permease — MKHSNSKTGLRTFPVQLLLSLIVLVVVFVTAIMVGAKNISLLDIRDAIFRPEVSGGDISIIRELRLPRELAGILVGAALAVAGAIMQGLTRNPLADPGLLGLSAGASAALAVVFAFFPGIGYMGTMVACFVGAAVGVLLVFGIAALRKRNMSPLRMVLAGAAVSALLTAVAEGISLIFKISKSVSMWTSGGLIGTTWAQIQMITPVIIICLIIAMILSRQLTILSLSESTAIGLGLKTSRIKIIMFVLITLLAGAGVALVGNLAFVGLMIPHFVRMFSGTDYRTILPLSAVLGGAFMVFADTLARMINAPFETPIAAIIAIIGLPFFLLIVRKGVRSL, encoded by the coding sequence ATGAAACATTCAAATTCCAAAACAGGTCTACGTACTTTTCCGGTTCAGCTGCTTCTGAGCCTGATCGTACTTGTTGTTGTATTTGTGACTGCGATTATGGTTGGCGCCAAAAATATCTCCCTGCTGGATATACGTGATGCGATTTTCCGACCGGAAGTTTCTGGTGGAGATATTTCCATTATTCGCGAATTGCGGCTGCCTCGTGAATTGGCCGGTATTCTGGTTGGCGCAGCACTGGCAGTTGCCGGAGCAATTATGCAGGGGCTGACCCGTAATCCGCTGGCTGATCCGGGACTGCTGGGCTTGAGTGCAGGCGCGAGTGCAGCACTGGCGGTTGTGTTTGCCTTTTTCCCGGGAATTGGTTATATGGGCACCATGGTCGCCTGCTTTGTCGGGGCGGCCGTCGGTGTGCTGCTGGTTTTTGGAATCGCGGCGCTGCGCAAGCGTAATATGTCGCCACTGCGCATGGTACTTGCCGGTGCGGCAGTATCGGCGTTATTGACTGCAGTAGCAGAAGGAATCAGTCTGATATTCAAAATTTCGAAAAGTGTATCCATGTGGACATCTGGGGGATTAATTGGTACGACCTGGGCGCAGATTCAGATGATCACACCTGTTATCATAATTTGTCTGATCATAGCCATGATTCTGTCGCGTCAACTGACAATTCTCAGTCTTAGCGAAAGCACAGCGATAGGTCTCGGACTGAAAACAAGCCGGATCAAAATTATCATGTTCGTATTGATTACCCTGTTGGCAGGTGCAGGAGTAGCGCTGGTCGGCAATCTGGCTTTTGTCGGGCTGATGATTCCGCATTTTGTACGAATGTTCTCCGGAACCGATTACCGGACTATTCTGCCATTATCCGCTGTACTCGGTGGAGCTTTTATGGTTTTTGCGGATACACTGGCACGAATGATCAATGCTCCATTCGAGACGCCTATTGCTGCTATTATTGCGATCATTGGTCTTCCCTTTTTCCTGCTGATCGTACGTAAAGGAGTACGATCCCTATGA
- a CDS encoding FecCD family ABC transporter permease — protein MIKTIQSRRQQQLVLLVLTLLTLATIIAALGIGGSSVSFSRIIPTLLGQGSFVDEFVIFSIRLPRMIVTLLAGMALALAGAVLQGVTRNELADPGIIGINAGAGVGVTVFFLFAPLEVGSFVYVLPVVAFAAALLTAVLIYWFSYSRAEGLQPIKLIITGVGFSLALSGVMIVLISSVDRVKVDFISRWLAGNVWGTDWPFVLALLPWLILLIPFVLYKCRSLNLLALNEETAVGAGVPIQRDRILLMLAAVALAASAVSVTGGIAFIGLMAPHIARALVGPRHQLFVPVSILIGGWLLLLADLIGRNLADPDGLPAGIVVAFIGAPYFLYLLLKK, from the coding sequence ATGATCAAGACTATACAATCCCGTCGTCAGCAGCAGCTGGTTCTGCTCGTTTTGACTCTGTTGACGCTAGCGACTATTATTGCTGCACTCGGCATAGGCGGCTCTTCTGTCTCATTCAGCCGAATTATTCCGACACTGCTCGGTCAGGGTTCATTTGTAGATGAATTTGTTATTTTTTCTATCCGTTTGCCGCGCATGATAGTTACCCTGCTGGCCGGCATGGCACTCGCCCTGGCAGGTGCAGTCCTGCAGGGGGTTACGCGCAATGAACTGGCTGATCCAGGTATTATCGGAATCAATGCCGGAGCCGGTGTGGGCGTAACCGTCTTCTTTTTATTTGCTCCACTGGAAGTAGGCAGCTTTGTCTATGTGCTTCCTGTTGTTGCTTTTGCCGCCGCCCTACTAACTGCAGTATTGATCTACTGGTTCTCCTACAGCCGTGCCGAAGGGCTGCAGCCGATTAAACTGATTATTACAGGCGTCGGATTCTCGCTGGCCTTGTCCGGCGTGATGATTGTATTGATCTCGTCAGTAGATCGGGTAAAAGTAGACTTTATCTCCAGATGGCTGGCCGGTAATGTCTGGGGAACAGATTGGCCTTTTGTACTGGCACTGCTGCCATGGCTAATTCTATTGATTCCATTTGTATTGTACAAATGCCGGTCGCTCAATCTGCTGGCACTTAATGAAGAGACGGCTGTAGGGGCAGGAGTACCTATTCAGCGTGACCGGATTCTGCTTATGCTCGCTGCCGTAGCGCTGGCAGCTTCAGCAGTATCGGTCACCGGAGGGATTGCTTTTATCGGATTAATGGCTCCTCATATTGCCAGAGCGCTTGTTGGCCCGCGGCACCAGCTGTTTGTGCCGGTATCGATTCTGATTGGCGGCTGGCTGCTGCTATTGGCCGATCTGATTGGACGCAATCTTGCTGATCCGGATGGTTTGCCCGCTGGAATTGTGGTGGCTTTTATCGGGGCTCCGTATTTTCTGTATTTGTTATTAAAAAAATAA
- a CDS encoding segregation and condensation protein A has protein sequence MTVLYKLETFEGPLDLLLHLIDESEIDIQNIPISEITEQYLEYLHSMKELELEVTSEFLVMAATLLSIKSKLLLPRPPVMEMDDFDYYEEEDLDPRAELVRKLVEYRKYKGIAGHLREREEERSLIFTKEPEDLKAFTAKVNYNPVEGLHTMDLVEAFRKALRRASRRTQITRIQRDEISVKDRIRQVASRFLALEKGENLLFSKLLDQEMYRHEIVVTFLAILEMMKMKQIACYQSQLFDDIVMEWRGEISINEVPEVESSY, from the coding sequence GTGACTGTACTGTACAAACTGGAAACGTTTGAAGGGCCGCTCGATTTGCTGCTTCATCTAATTGACGAATCGGAAATTGACATCCAGAACATTCCGATCAGTGAAATCACGGAACAGTATCTGGAGTATCTTCATAGTATGAAGGAGCTTGAGCTTGAAGTAACGAGCGAATTTCTCGTGATGGCGGCGACGCTACTGTCGATCAAGAGCAAGCTGCTGCTGCCAAGGCCGCCGGTCATGGAGATGGATGATTTTGATTATTATGAGGAAGAAGATCTGGACCCGCGTGCAGAGCTGGTACGCAAGCTCGTCGAGTACCGCAAGTACAAGGGTATTGCCGGACACCTGCGCGAGCGCGAGGAAGAGCGGAGTCTTATTTTTACCAAGGAACCCGAAGACCTTAAGGCATTTACCGCCAAAGTCAATTACAATCCGGTAGAAGGACTGCATACAATGGACCTGGTGGAAGCATTCCGCAAGGCCTTGCGCAGAGCGAGCCGGAGAACACAGATTACCCGCATCCAGCGAGACGAGATTTCGGTCAAGGACCGGATTCGTCAGGTGGCGAGCCGCTTTTTGGCGCTGGAAAAAGGAGAGAACCTGTTATTCTCCAAACTGCTGGATCAGGAAATGTATCGCCATGAGATCGTTGTGACCTTTTTGGCTATACTGGAAATGATGAAAATGAAGCAGATTGCCTGTTATCAGAGCCAGCTCTTTGATGACATTGTGATGGAGTGGAGAGGAGAAATAAGCATTAATGAAGTCCCAGAAGTTGAAAGCAGTTATTGA